The DNA sequence agaaaacgctctatagcccgcagactttttttgggctctgggaatcactaatactaataaataaatgggACGGCATGgcacagtgggagagtggccgtgcgcaacccgagggtccctggttcaatccccacctagtaccaacctcgtcatgtccgttgtgtcctgagcaagacacttcacccttgctcctgatgggtgctggttagcgccttgcatggcagctccctccatcagtgtgtgaatgtgtgtgtgaatgggtgaatgtggaagtagtgtcaaagcgctttgagtaccttgaaggtagaaaagcgctatacaagtacaacccatttatcatttatcatttataataagccggagttctttgaacgcagatttcttgccgggacatatggtacaatgcaatcgacaagataggacggagctagaccgtgtagtattttatacgtaagtagtaaaaccttaaagtcacatcttaagtgcacaggaagccagtgcaggtgagccagtataggcgtaatatgatcaaactttcttgttcttgtcaaaagtctagcagccgcattttgtaccaattgtagtcttttaatgctagacatagggagaccccaaaataatacgttacagtagtcgagacgagacgtaacgaacgcatgaataatgatctcagcgtcgctagtggataaaatagaacgaattttagcgatattacggagatgaaagaaggccgttttagtaacactcttaatgtgtgactcaaaggagagagttgggtcgaaaataatacccagattctttactgattcgccttgtgtaattgtttggttgtcaaatgttaaggtggtattattaaataaatgtcggtgtttagcaggaccgataatataCTGTGGACAACCTTTTAACATGAATGTCTCCCTGTTCCCCCCAACAGCACCAACTGTTGAACCAAGCGGCTGGCAACCGCAAGTTCAAATGCACCGAGTGTGGCAAAGCCTTCAAGTACAAGCACCACCTTAAGGAACACCTCCGCATCCACAGTGGTGAGTGGCCAGTGGCACCCAAGTCAAATACGGCTAACGCATACCTATCACCTTCAGCCCTAACTCCGTATTGTCTGTTATCTGTTAAAGGTGAAAAACCGTATGAATGCCCCAACTGCAAAAAGCGTTTCTCGCACTCTGGATCCTACAGTTCGCACATCAGCAGCAAAAAGTGCATTGGCCTGATCGCTGTCAACGGCAGGATGCGTGGCAACATGAAGACCGGCTCCTACCCCACCTCAGCATCCTCCTCCCCCACAAACACTGCCATCACTCAGCTACGGCAAAAGCTGGAGAACGGCAAACCGCTAGGCCTCTCTGACAACAACAACCACATGAGCATCAAAACAGAGCCTGTTGACTTCAATGACTACAAGCTGATGATGGCCACACATGGATTTGGTGCTCACGGGCATTTCATGAACGGTGGTGTCAGGGGGGACAGTCCCATGGGAGTTCACCACAATTCGACAACCCAAAGCACACTGCAGCACTTAGGGATGCCTGGGCTAGAGTCACAGCTCTTCGGCTACCCGGGTTCACTGGTAAACAACCTGAGTGAGGTGCAGAAAGTCCTACAGATAGTAGACAACACTGTGTGCCGGCAGAAAATGGACTGCAAGCCAGAAGAACTGTCAAGGCTCACGGCCTACATGAAGGAACTTGGCTCGCAGGTGGAGGAGCAGAAACAGGGCCTGATGTCGCCAGGCGGGCCTCAGGTCAGTCTTCCACTTGTCAATCACAACGGCGCCACCAAAAGCATCATCGACTACACGCTAGAGAAGGTCAACGAAGCCAAAGCCTGTCTCCAGAGCCTGACCACTGACTCAAAGAGACAGATTAGCAATATTAAACGGGAAAAATCCAATCACATGTTGGAAGGTGGTGTGGAGGACAAGGCGACAGAGAACACCATGTTCACACCATACGCATGTCAGTTTTGCAAAGAAACTTTCCCGGGGCCAATCCCGCTCCATCAACACGAGCGCTATTTGTGCAAAATGAATGAGGAGATCAAAGCTGTGCTCCAGCCCACTGAGAACCTGATGTCCAACAAGCCAGGGATATTCATGGAAAAGAACGCTCTTCTGACTTCCTCCATCTTGACGGAGAAGGGATTGGCGGGACCCCTTCACCCCTACAGGGACCACATGTCTGTGCTGAAGGCTTATTTTGCCATGAATATGGAGCCCAACTCCGAGGAGCTGCTCAAGATCTCTATCGCAGTTGGCCTTCCTCaggaatttgtgaaagaatggtttCAACAGCGTAAGATGTTCCAATACGGCAGCTCCAGAACTCCACCCCTGGAGCACAAGAACAGCATGGAAATGATTGTTGGAACAAGTAACCACCACAGTCCCCCCAAAGACCACCTGGCATCTCGGTCGCCCGTGTCGCTAATGAAACCAGGCGACTGCATCACGTCCCCGGCCGTGGCTGAGCTCCATAACAACTGTGACAACTCCCTCAGACATTTGAAAAACCACCATTTTGGCAGCGCCAAAGCCGCGGGTGACAAGTTGGACCATTCCCGCAGCAACACCCCGTCACCACTAAACCTTTCGTCCACATCCTCAAAACATTCGCACAGTAGTTCATACACCCCCAACAGCCTGGCATCTGAGGACCTGCAGGCCGAGCCGCTCGACCTTTCTCTTCCGCGACTCATCAATGAACCTAAGCATGCACTGACCGTGAGGAGCCGACCCAAAGTAAACAGCGTTAATGTCGAGCCTAGCAATGTCCCCTCGCCACGCGAGCACTTCGAGGAGCCCCTCAACCTAGCCTACATCAAGAATGAATTCTCTGCCTCTCCCAACAATGGAATCATGGACAAAAGCACTAGCCCCCTTTTTGGCATGAACCCCTTTGCCGCTAAACCGATGTACACGTCACTTCCGCCTCAGAGCGCTTTTCCGCCAGCCACGTTCATGCCGCCAATGCAGGCCAGCATTCCGGGACTCAGGCCCTACCCTGGCATGGATCAGATGGGTTTCCTACCACATATGGCCTACACGTACGCAGCCGGTGCCGCTACCTTTGCCGAGATGCAGCAGCGGAGAAAATACCAGCGGAAACCAGGTTTCCAGGTAAATACGCAACCCGTGATTGTGTGACAGCCCCCAGGTAGCACCATGTGAGCTGTTTTCTCTGCTAATTAGACACACCGGCACTTAAAAGGTGAATAGAGTAAGGGTTGGTTTATGTGTCGAAGCACTCCAAACCAACCGGTGTCGCGTAACATCCTTCACTTGACTTCCACCTCAACGAGGACCGTAATAAGGGTGATCGGTCAACTTTATATGACTCGTTAATCCACCGCTTTCCCTTCGGATTTCAGATTAACTTTAGTTCCAGCTCCAATAACTGACTGTTGTTTTTTAAAGCCATCATTATTCAATATTATatattcatctggccaggatcttcagctctcgctggatcggttcgcagccgagtgtgaagcgactgggatgagaatcagcacctccaagtccgagtccatggttctcgcccggaaaagggtggaatgccatcttcgggttggggaggagaccctgccccaagtggagga is a window from the Nerophis lumbriciformis linkage group LG28, RoL_Nlum_v2.1, whole genome shotgun sequence genome containing:
- the zeb2b gene encoding zinc finger E-box-binding homeobox 2b isoform X2 encodes the protein MRQEMMAEGPRCKRRKQANPRRKNALNYENVVETGSETEEEDKLQVSEEDPLINGAGSPASLVNAESSPRPESHRLPAKEEEDDEMRDSGVEHIWPDSDMLSASVDGTDEIKDDFDTLGPDTTLQAIGNGTVKSVDCTSEFEDFFVKRKLDVSDSHVVSIAEYLQRGDTAIIYPEAPEELSRLGTPEAAGPEENDLPPGTPDAFAQLLTCPYCDRGYKRLTSLKEHIKYRHEKNEENFACPLCNYTFAYRTQLERHMATHKPARDQHQLLNQAAGNRKFKCTECGKAFKYKHHLKEHLRIHSGEKPYECPNCKKRFSHSGSYSSHISSKKCIGLIAVNGRMRGNMKTGSYPTSASSSPTNTAITQLRQKLENGKPLGLSDNNNHMSIKTEPVDFNDYKLMMATHGFGAHGHFMNGGVRGDSPMGVHHNSTTQSTLQHLGMPGLESQLFGYPGSLVNNLSEVQKVLQIVDNTVCRQKMDCKPEELSRLTAYMKELGSQVEEQKQGLMSPGGPQVSLPLVNHNGATKSIIDYTLEKVNEAKACLQSLTTDSKRQISNIKREKSNHMLEGGVEDKATENTMFTPYACQFCKETFPGPIPLHQHERYLCKMNEEIKAVLQPTENLMSNKPGIFMEKNALLTSSILTEKGLAGPLHPYRDHMSVLKAYFAMNMEPNSEELLKISIAVGLPQEFVKEWFQQRKMFQYGSSRTPPLEHKNSMEMIVGTSNHHSPPKDHLASRSPVSLMKPGDCITSPAVAELHNNCDNSLRHLKNHHFGSAKAAGDKLDHSRSNTPSPLNLSSTSSKHSHSSSYTPNSLASEDLQAEPLDLSLPRLINEPKHALTVRSRPKVNSVNVEPSNVPSPREHFEEPLNLAYIKNEFSASPNNGIMDKSTSPLFGMNPFAAKPMYTSLPPQSAFPPATFMPPMQASIPGLRPYPGMDQMGFLPHMAYTYAAGAATFAEMQQRRKYQRKPGFQGDLLDATADYMSGLDDMTDPDSCLSRKKIKKTESGKRPHQCQICKKAFKHKHHLIEHSRLHSGEKPYQCDKCGKRFSHSGSYSQHMNHRYSYCKREAEEREAAEREAREKGHLEPTELLMSRAYLQGITPQGYPELAERDAIMRHEGVNGGMAEGRKEAEEAYAKMEEFEEEESKSMDTDPDTLRDEEDNGEHSMDDSSLDGKTETKSDHEDTTEDAM
- the zeb2b gene encoding zinc finger E-box-binding homeobox 2b isoform X1, with the protein product MRQEMMAEGPRCKRRKQANPRRKNALNYENVVETGSETEEEDKLQVSEEDPLINGAGSPASLVNAESSPRPESHRLPAKEEEDDEMRDSGVEHIWPDSDMLSASVDGTDEIKDDFDTLGPDTTLQAIGNGTVKSVDCTSEFEDFFVKRKLDVSDSHVVSIAEYLQRGDTAIIYPEAPEELSRLGTPEAAGPEENDLPPGTPDAFAQLLTCPYCDRGYKRLTSLKEHIKYRHEKNEENFACPLCNYTFAYRTQLERHMATHKPARDQHQLLNQAAGNRKFKCTECGKAFKYKHHLKEHLRIHSGEKPYECPNCKKRFSHSGSYSSHISSKKCIGLIAVNGRMRGNMKTGSYPTSASSSPTNTAITQLRQKLENGKPLGLSDNNNHMSIKTEPVDFNDYKLMMATHGFGAHGHFMNGGVRGDSPMGVHHNSTTQSTLQHLGMPGLESQLFGYPGSLVNNLSEVQKVLQIVDNTVCRQKMDCKPEELSRLTAYMKELGSQVEEQKQGLMSPGGPQVSLPLVNHNGATKSIIDYTLEKVNEAKACLQSLTTDSKRQISNIKREKSNHMLEGGVEDKATENTMFTPYACQFCKETFPGPIPLHQHERYLCKMNEEIKAVLQPTENLMSNKPGIFMEKNALLTSSILTEKGLAGPLHPYRDHMSVLKAYFAMNMEPNSEELLKISIAVGLPQEFVKEWFQQRKMFQYGSSRTPPLEHKNSMEMIVGTSNHHSPPKDHLASRSPVSLMKPGDCITSPAVAELHNNCDNSLRHLKNHHFGSAKAAGDKLDHSRSNTPSPLNLSSTSSKHSHSSSYTPNSLASEDLQAEPLDLSLPRLINEPKHALTVRSRPKVNSVNVEPSNVPSPREHFEEPLNLAYIKNEFSASPNNGIMDKSTSPLFGMNPFAAKPMYTSLPPQSAFPPATFMPPMQASIPGLRPYPGMDQMGFLPHMAYTYAAGAATFAEMQQRRKYQRKPGFQGDLLDATADYMSGLDDMTDPDSCLSRKKIKKTESGMYACDLCDKTFQKSSSLLRHKYEHTGKRPHQCQICKKAFKHKHHLIEHSRLHSGEKPYQCDKCGKRFSHSGSYSQHMNHRYSYCKREAEEREAAEREAREKGHLEPTELLMSRAYLQGITPQGYPELAERDAIMRHEGVNGGMAEGRKEAEEAYAKMEEFEEEESKSMDTDPDTLRDEEDNGEHSMDDSSLDGKTETKSDHEDTTEDAM